A single Pseudanabaenaceae cyanobacterium SKYG29 DNA region contains:
- a CDS encoding aldose epimerase: MYSVGQQEGTWVLQAEGDRATVLPERGGILLSWAVGAMEILYLDRERFANPALSIRGGIPLLFPICGNLVDDTYTWEGQSYKLPQHGFARHLPWTVTNQNTAEGASITVTLSHRGETLAVYPFPFQLDYTYTLRPQELELQFRHTNLGTAPMPFATGIHPYFLAPDKTQLQFQIPAQQYVVKGETQPQAFTGEFDFDCGEIDIALMPLSAQVAKVTDRARNLEVTISYDQHYTTLVFWTVKGKDFYCLEPWSSPRNALNTGEKLITLASGESLTTSVQIAVKFL; the protein is encoded by the coding sequence ATGTATTCTGTCGGGCAGCAGGAAGGTACTTGGGTTTTGCAGGCAGAAGGGGATAGAGCGACGGTACTACCAGAGCGGGGAGGCATCCTACTTAGTTGGGCGGTGGGGGCGATGGAAATTCTCTACCTCGATCGGGAACGCTTTGCCAACCCTGCGCTCTCGATTAGGGGAGGGATTCCCCTCTTGTTTCCTATTTGTGGCAATCTCGTTGATGACACCTACACCTGGGAAGGACAGAGTTACAAATTACCCCAACACGGTTTTGCCCGCCATCTCCCTTGGACAGTGACAAACCAGAATACGGCAGAGGGAGCTAGCATCACAGTGACGCTTAGCCATAGGGGGGAGACTTTGGCTGTTTATCCCTTTCCCTTTCAACTGGATTACACCTACACCTTGCGTCCCCAGGAACTAGAACTGCAATTCCGTCATACCAACTTAGGTACAGCCCCCATGCCCTTTGCCACAGGTATTCATCCCTACTTTTTGGCTCCCGACAAGACCCAACTGCAATTCCAGATTCCCGCTCAACAATACGTAGTCAAAGGGGAAACCCAACCCCAGGCTTTTACAGGGGAATTTGATTTCGATTGTGGGGAAATTGACATTGCTTTGATGCCCCTGTCTGCCCAAGTAGCAAAGGTAACCGATCGTGCTCGCAACTTAGAGGTAACAATTAGCTATGACCAGCACTACACCACCTTGGTATTTTGGACAGTCAAGGGGAAAGATTTTTACTGTTTAGAACCCTGGAGTTCTCCCCGCAACGCCCTCAACACGGGGGAAAAGTTAATTACTCTAGCCTCGGGGGAAAGTTTGACAACAAGTGTGCAGATTGCCGTAAAATTCCTCTAA
- a CDS encoding EAL domain-containing protein, which produces MTKVLVVEDMDALREEIMDTLRFEGYEVLGAENGLVGVALATEHLPDIILCDVMMPQMDGYETLKVLRQQPATAMIPFIFLTAKADKQDMRHGMELGADDYLTKPFTVAELLGAIQGRLQKAQCWKKYAQEMGQDNNSAYKRNEFYQLLNSLIPVVGNKGLALLLLEIDQLPLIHGALGRDIGNELLQAVGERLQFLLPADYPMVQLGGEEFAIAAPKLADRQQVQEFAQRLIHHLGRGYTIYGNEIFITTSIGISLYPQDALTAEDLLKNADSALYYSKQLGHNRYQCFEPSLGVEFAERMALENSLRQGLEHGEFRLVVQPIVELSRQVVVGLEVLLRWQHRQMGTIMPNRFLPLAEETGLILDLDLWALEQAENLYNRWHLPISLNISGKHFQSDSTFANLVQHVRRYPLCLDIAEKVVMQHPVKLITHLRTLQEMGVKVAIDDFGTGFASYEILKHFPANYLKIDGSFVHHLPTDKHAVATTQSIIELANELQWEIIAQGIETKEQLALLHRLGCQYGQGYIFTSPISPDQFDVWLSSRRV; this is translated from the coding sequence ATGACCAAAGTTTTAGTAGTAGAAGACATGGATGCCCTGCGGGAAGAGATTATGGACACCCTGCGCTTTGAGGGTTACGAAGTTTTGGGAGCAGAAAACGGCTTAGTGGGAGTGGCTTTAGCAACGGAACACCTACCTGACATAATTCTCTGTGATGTGATGATGCCCCAGATGGACGGCTATGAGACTCTAAAAGTTCTACGCCAACAGCCTGCGACAGCCATGATTCCCTTTATTTTTCTCACTGCCAAAGCGGACAAGCAGGACATGCGCCACGGCATGGAACTAGGGGCAGATGACTATTTAACTAAGCCCTTTACGGTAGCAGAACTATTGGGAGCAATTCAGGGGCGGTTACAGAAAGCTCAGTGTTGGAAGAAATACGCCCAGGAAATGGGTCAAGATAACAATTCTGCATACAAAAGGAATGAGTTTTATCAGTTACTCAACAGTTTGATTCCCGTGGTGGGGAACAAGGGACTAGCACTCCTGTTGCTGGAAATTGACCAATTGCCCCTCATTCATGGGGCTTTAGGTAGGGATATTGGCAACGAATTACTGCAGGCAGTAGGAGAAAGATTACAATTTTTGTTGCCCGCGGACTATCCGATGGTGCAGTTGGGGGGAGAGGAATTTGCTATAGCCGCCCCCAAATTAGCCGATCGACAGCAAGTGCAGGAATTTGCCCAGCGGTTGATTCACCACTTAGGGAGGGGTTATACAATTTACGGCAATGAAATTTTTATTACCACCAGCATTGGCATTTCCCTCTATCCCCAGGATGCTTTAACAGCGGAAGATTTATTGAAGAACGCCGATAGTGCACTCTACTACAGTAAACAGCTAGGGCACAACCGTTATCAATGTTTTGAACCATCCCTAGGGGTAGAATTTGCAGAACGGATGGCGTTGGAAAACAGCCTGAGGCAAGGCTTGGAGCACGGCGAATTTCGCCTAGTTGTGCAGCCCATTGTGGAACTGAGTAGGCAGGTGGTTGTTGGTTTAGAAGTCCTACTGCGATGGCAACATCGCCAGATGGGCACAATTATGCCTAATCGGTTTTTACCCTTAGCAGAAGAAACGGGGTTGATTTTAGACCTGGACCTATGGGCATTAGAGCAAGCAGAGAATTTATACAATCGATGGCATTTGCCTATTTCCTTGAATATATCGGGGAAACACTTTCAGAGTGACAGTACCTTTGCCAATTTAGTGCAGCATGTACGCCGTTATCCTCTCTGTTTGGATATTGCGGAAAAAGTAGTAATGCAACATCCCGTTAAACTAATTACTCATCTGCGGACTTTGCAGGAAATGGGGGTAAAAGTTGCCATTGATGATTTTGGCACAGGTTTTGCTTCCTACGAAATTCTCAAACATTTCCCTGCCAACTATCTCAAAATTGATGGGTCATTTGTGCACCATCTACCGACGGATAAACACGCTGTTGCCACCACCCAATCGATCATCGAGCTGGCTAATGAACTGCAGTGGGAGATTATTGCCCAGGGCATTGAAACGAAAGAACAGCTGGCATTATTACATCGATTGGGATGTCAGTACGGTCAGGGCTATATTTTTACTTCGCCGATTTCCCCTGATCAATTTGATGTATGGTTAAGTAGCAGAAGGGTGTAG